In a genomic window of Xylophilus rhododendri:
- a CDS encoding Ntn hydrolase family protein, translating to MTTVVVVRKNGQVALAADTLVTFGDTRLKHRFEDNSKIFSLDTPAGTTYVGMAGTVAHFPVLRKSLAAMAPEQRLFGSKDEIFDTFSRLHAVLKDNFFLQTKEDDNDPYESSQFSVLLANPAGIFGLYSYREVFEFKEFWGIGSGRSFALGAMHAAYGKAKTAREIAQAGVDAGCEFDRNSEGPVNLFTLKLKADT from the coding sequence ATGACGACCGTCGTCGTCGTCCGCAAGAACGGCCAGGTCGCCCTGGCCGCCGACACGCTGGTGACCTTCGGCGACACCCGCCTGAAGCACCGCTTCGAGGACAACTCGAAGATCTTTTCCCTCGACACGCCGGCAGGCACCACCTACGTCGGCATGGCCGGCACGGTGGCGCACTTCCCGGTGCTGCGCAAGTCGCTCGCCGCCATGGCGCCCGAGCAGCGCCTGTTCGGCAGCAAGGACGAGATCTTCGACACCTTCTCGCGGCTGCATGCGGTGTTGAAGGACAACTTCTTCCTGCAGACCAAGGAAGACGATAACGACCCCTACGAGTCCAGCCAGTTCAGCGTGCTGCTGGCCAACCCGGCGGGCATCTTCGGCCTCTACAGCTACCGCGAAGTCTTCGAGTTCAAGGAGTTCTGGGGCATAGGCTCCGGGCGCAGCTTCGCGCTCGGCGCCATGCACGCGGCCTACGGCAAGGCCAAGACCGCGCGCGAGATCGCCCAGGCCGGCGTCGATGCCGGCTGCGAGTTCGACCGCAATTCCGAAGGCCCGGTCAACCTGTTCACCCTCAAATTGAAAGCTGACACATGA